One stretch of Fictibacillus sp. b24 DNA includes these proteins:
- the rpoE gene encoding DNA-directed RNA polymerase subunit delta, producing MLNTYTKEQVVEMSMVEIAFEILQNAKQPVQFYDLVKQIAEIKGLSKTAVENRIAYFYTDMNIDGRFVSLGDNKWGLKTWYPVESSEEELGATNKPTKRKKASEDDYDFEEDFDDEDFDELEVEDEFVEDDDLADDDDDDDDDDEEELDFDEEDEDFEEDEDEDLEEEDEDL from the coding sequence ATGTTGAACACGTATACGAAGGAACAAGTCGTTGAAATGTCTATGGTCGAAATCGCATTTGAAATTTTGCAGAATGCTAAGCAGCCTGTTCAATTCTACGATTTAGTAAAACAGATCGCTGAAATCAAAGGTTTGTCTAAAACTGCAGTTGAAAACCGAATTGCGTATTTTTACACAGATATGAACATTGATGGACGTTTCGTTTCATTAGGAGATAACAAATGGGGACTTAAAACTTGGTACCCAGTAGAAAGCTCTGAAGAAGAACTAGGTGCTACGAACAAACCAACAAAACGTAAAAAAGCTTCTGAAGATGATTATGACTTTGAAGAAGACTTTGATGATGAAGACTTCGATGAGTTAGAAGTTGAAGATGAGTTTGTTGAAGACGACGATCTTGCTGACGACGATGACGATGATGATGACGACGATGAAGAAGAATTAGACTTCGATGAAGAAGATGAAGACTTTGAAGAAGATGAAGACGAAGATCTTGAAGAGGAAGATGAAGATCTGTAA
- a CDS encoding CTP synthase has translation MTKYIFVTGGVVSSLGKGITAASLGRLLKNRGVKVTTQKFDPYINVDPGTMSPYQHGEVFVTDDGAETDLDLGHYERFIDINLNKYSSVTTGKIYSTVLRKERRGEYLGGTVQVIPHITNEIKERVFRAGRETNADVVITEIGGTVGDIESLPFLEAIRQIKSDVGSENVMYIHCTLIPYIRAAGELKTKPTQHSVKELRSLGIQPNIIVVRTEMPVPQEMKDKIGLFCDIDPKAVIEARDADTLYQVPIDLQEQKMDELVCKHLKLETHEPDMAEWKELINRVTNLKGKAKIALVGKYVALQDAYISVVEAMRHAGYHFDTDIDIDWINSEMVTAENVNDLLKDADGILVPGGFGDRGVEGKILATQYARVNKVPFLGICLGMQLASVEFARNVLGLEGAHSAELMPETPFPVIDLLPEQKDIEDLGGTLRLGLYPCKIKEDTKAFAAYNDEVVYERHRHRYEFNNEYREQMEKAGFIFSGTSPDGRLVEIIELEDHPWFVASQFHPEFTSRPTRPQALFRDFIGAVTQLKN, from the coding sequence ATGACAAAATATATTTTTGTTACAGGCGGGGTTGTTTCTTCTTTAGGAAAAGGGATTACTGCTGCATCATTAGGCCGTTTATTAAAAAACCGCGGAGTTAAAGTGACAACGCAAAAATTCGATCCTTATATCAACGTGGATCCAGGGACGATGAGCCCTTATCAGCACGGTGAAGTTTTCGTAACAGATGACGGTGCTGAAACGGATTTAGACTTAGGTCACTACGAGCGTTTTATCGATATTAACTTAAACAAATACAGCTCAGTTACGACTGGGAAAATCTATTCTACGGTTCTTAGAAAAGAGCGCCGCGGTGAGTATCTTGGCGGAACGGTTCAGGTTATCCCGCACATTACGAACGAAATCAAAGAGCGTGTTTTCCGTGCTGGCCGCGAAACGAATGCTGATGTAGTAATTACAGAAATCGGCGGAACAGTTGGGGACATAGAGAGCTTGCCGTTCCTAGAAGCGATTCGTCAAATTAAAAGTGATGTAGGTTCTGAAAATGTGATGTACATCCACTGTACATTGATTCCTTACATTCGTGCAGCAGGCGAGCTGAAAACGAAGCCAACACAGCACAGTGTAAAAGAGCTTCGCAGTCTTGGTATCCAGCCGAACATTATCGTGGTTCGTACAGAGATGCCAGTTCCTCAAGAAATGAAGGACAAGATCGGTCTATTCTGCGACATCGATCCGAAAGCGGTAATTGAAGCAAGAGATGCGGACACGCTTTATCAAGTGCCGATCGATCTTCAAGAACAAAAGATGGACGAGCTTGTATGCAAACATCTTAAGCTTGAGACGCACGAGCCTGATATGGCGGAATGGAAAGAACTGATCAACCGAGTAACAAACTTAAAAGGAAAAGCGAAGATCGCATTAGTCGGAAAATATGTAGCACTTCAAGATGCTTATATTTCTGTTGTTGAAGCGATGCGCCACGCAGGTTACCATTTTGACACGGATATCGACATCGACTGGATCAATTCTGAGATGGTTACAGCTGAAAATGTAAACGACCTTTTAAAGGATGCTGACGGTATTTTAGTACCTGGCGGATTCGGCGACAGAGGGGTAGAAGGGAAGATTTTAGCTACTCAATATGCGCGTGTGAACAAAGTTCCTTTCTTAGGAATCTGTTTAGGTATGCAACTGGCTTCAGTAGAGTTTGCCCGCAATGTTCTTGGACTTGAAGGAGCGCATTCTGCAGAATTAATGCCTGAAACGCCATTCCCAGTAATTGATTTGCTTCCTGAACAAAAGGACATCGAAGATCTTGGAGGAACACTTCGTCTTGGATTGTATCCTTGTAAAATTAAAGAAGATACAAAAGCGTTCGCAGCTTATAATGATGAAGTTGTTTATGAAAGACACCGTCACCGTTACGAGTTTAACAACGAGTACCGTGAACAGATGGAAAAAGCAGGCTTCATCTTCTCAGGAACATCTCCTGATGGACGCCTTGTAGAAATCATCGAATTAGAAGATCATCCGTGGTTTGTTGCGTCACAGTTCCACCCGGAATTCACATCACGACCAACACGCCCGCAAGCATTATTCCGTGACTTTATCGGCGCGGTAACACAGTTGAAAAACTAA
- a CDS encoding DUF2529 family protein, which produces MLKIFSTQVAGLLKSISDKEEQSIEEASRLLAQSVLSEGTVYFKGFGEMEAVVSEALYGENKFRAGANFSDEKLSELIPVDSVVVATRFLDDEKAIALCSEVRKTADCNIILIGGRRKDAEMDVNLDEFADIVIDTKVVRGLVPLDDGTRLGFPSGLTALFVYYALFLTTEEILEEYVEE; this is translated from the coding sequence ATGTTAAAAATATTTTCAACACAAGTTGCAGGATTGCTAAAATCCATTTCCGATAAAGAAGAGCAATCAATTGAAGAAGCTTCCCGCTTGCTGGCACAGTCTGTTTTGTCAGAAGGAACCGTTTATTTCAAAGGCTTTGGCGAAATGGAAGCTGTTGTGAGTGAAGCACTGTATGGAGAGAATAAATTTCGGGCCGGGGCTAATTTTTCAGATGAAAAGTTGTCTGAGCTGATTCCGGTCGATAGTGTAGTTGTGGCAACGCGCTTTTTAGATGATGAAAAAGCAATTGCACTTTGTTCAGAAGTTCGTAAAACAGCTGACTGCAACATCATTTTGATCGGTGGACGACGAAAAGATGCCGAAATGGATGTGAATCTTGATGAGTTTGCCGATATCGTGATCGATACGAAGGTCGTTCGCGGATTAGTGCCACTAGATGATGGCACGCGTTTAGGTTTTCCATCTGGATTAACAGCTTTATTCGTGTATTACGCATTATTTTTAACAACGGAAGAGATTTTAGAAGAATATGTTGAAGAATAA
- a CDS encoding response regulator encodes MMSGKILIVDDQYGIRILLNEIFQKEGYKTYQAANGVQALSIVEKDRPDLVILDMKIPGMDGLEILRRVKKHDETIQVIIMTAYGELDMIHEAMKLGAITHFAKPFDIDEIRAAVRKELPLNTPSS; translated from the coding sequence ATAATGAGCGGGAAAATATTAATTGTAGACGATCAGTATGGCATCAGAATTCTTTTAAACGAAATTTTTCAAAAAGAGGGTTATAAGACTTATCAGGCAGCTAACGGTGTACAAGCTCTTTCTATTGTAGAGAAGGACCGCCCTGATCTTGTCATTTTAGATATGAAAATTCCTGGAATGGATGGCTTGGAAATTCTTCGCCGTGTCAAAAAACACGATGAAACGATTCAAGTTATTATTATGACAGCATACGGTGAGTTGGACATGATTCATGAGGCCATGAAACTGGGAGCGATTACTCATTTTGCAAAACCATTCGACATTGATGAGATTCGAGCAGCAGTAAGGAAAGAACTTCCATTAAACACGCCTTCCTCATAA
- the fba gene encoding class II fructose-1,6-bisphosphate aldolase produces the protein MPLVSMKEMLEKAKAENYAVGQFNLNNLEFTQAILKAAQEEKSPVILGVSEGAARYMGGFKLVVAMVKALMEEFKVTVPVAIHLDHGSSFQKCAEAIHAGFTSVMIDGSHHPLEENIELTKKVVELAHIHGVSVEAELGRIGGQEDDLIVDDAEAAYAVPSECDQLVRETGVDCFAPALGSVHGPYKGEPNLGFDRMKEVMELTGVPLVLHGGTGIPTKDIQKAISLGTAKINVNTENQIASHKAVKEYVGSNPDKYDPRSYLTAARDAIQATVAGKMREFGSSNKA, from the coding sequence ATGCCTTTAGTTTCAATGAAAGAAATGCTTGAAAAAGCAAAAGCGGAAAATTATGCAGTTGGTCAATTTAACTTGAACAACCTTGAGTTCACTCAAGCGATCCTTAAAGCTGCACAAGAAGAGAAATCTCCAGTAATTCTTGGTGTTTCTGAAGGTGCTGCTCGTTATATGGGCGGGTTCAAGCTTGTAGTTGCTATGGTTAAAGCGCTTATGGAAGAGTTTAAAGTGACTGTACCTGTAGCGATTCACCTTGACCACGGTTCAAGCTTCCAAAAGTGTGCTGAAGCGATTCATGCAGGTTTCACATCTGTAATGATCGACGGATCTCATCACCCGTTAGAAGAGAACATCGAGTTAACGAAAAAAGTGGTTGAGCTTGCTCACATCCACGGTGTTTCAGTTGAAGCAGAACTTGGCCGTATCGGTGGACAAGAAGACGACCTAATCGTTGACGATGCTGAAGCTGCTTACGCTGTACCTTCTGAGTGTGATCAACTTGTTCGTGAAACTGGCGTTGACTGTTTCGCACCTGCACTAGGATCTGTTCACGGACCTTACAAAGGTGAGCCGAACTTAGGATTCGACCGCATGAAAGAAGTTATGGAACTAACAGGTGTACCTCTTGTACTTCACGGTGGTACTGGTATCCCAACAAAAGATATCCAAAAAGCAATTTCTTTAGGAACTGCTAAAATTAACGTAAACACAGAAAACCAAATTGCTTCTCACAAAGCGGTTAAAGAATATGTTGGATCAAACCCGGACAAGTACGATCCTCGTAGCTACCTAACTGCTGCACGCGATGCGATCCAAGCTACAGTAGCTGGAAAAATGCGTGAGTTTGGTTCTTCAAACAAAGCTTAA
- the fsa gene encoding fructose-6-phosphate aldolase, which translates to MKFFIDTANIDDIKEAYDLGILSGVTTNPSLVAKEKGVDFHERLKEITSLVPGSVSAEVIGTSYEEMVTEGRELAKIAPNITVKVPMTLDGLKAVKTFSDENIKTNVTLIFNANQALLAARAGATYVSPFLGRLDDIGQDGLELISQVAQIFAIHEIPTEIIAASIRHPVHVTEAALRGAHIATIPPNVIKGLVKHPLTDQGIEKFLADWEAANRK; encoded by the coding sequence TTGAAATTCTTTATTGATACTGCCAACATTGATGATATTAAAGAAGCCTATGACCTGGGCATTTTATCTGGAGTAACAACAAACCCGTCTTTAGTTGCTAAAGAAAAAGGCGTTGATTTTCATGAGCGTTTAAAGGAAATCACTAGTCTTGTACCGGGTTCTGTTAGTGCTGAGGTGATCGGAACTTCTTATGAAGAAATGGTTACAGAAGGCCGTGAGTTAGCGAAGATCGCACCAAACATCACAGTAAAAGTTCCAATGACGCTGGATGGATTAAAAGCGGTAAAGACGTTTTCTGATGAAAACATTAAAACAAACGTAACGCTTATTTTTAATGCGAACCAAGCATTGCTAGCAGCTCGTGCAGGTGCGACATATGTTTCACCATTCTTAGGACGCTTAGATGATATTGGCCAAGATGGGCTTGAACTGATCTCACAAGTGGCGCAAATTTTTGCGATCCACGAAATTCCAACTGAGATTATTGCAGCATCTATTCGCCACCCTGTTCACGTAACAGAAGCAGCATTACGAGGCGCTCACATCGCAACGATTCCGCCAAACGTAATCAAAGGCCTAGTAAAGCATCCATTAACCGACCAAGGTATTGAAAAATTCCTAGCTGACTGGGAAGCTGCGAATAGAAAGTAA
- a CDS encoding UDP-N-acetylglucosamine 1-carboxyvinyltransferase: MEKLMIEGGYPLEGTVHISGAKNSAVALIPATILAESTVTIDGLPNISDVRILRDLLEEIGGEAYLDENQTLTVNPEKMIAMPLPSGKVKKLRASYYLMGAMLGRFKKAVIGLPGGCNLGPRPIDQHIKGFEALGAKVTNEQGAIYLRADELVGARIYLDVVSVGATINIMLAAVRAKGQTIIENAAKEPEIIDVATLLTSMGAKIKGAGTDVIRIDGVDQMHGCRHSIIPDRIEAGTYMILAASMGQQVLLDNVIPLHLESLIAKLREMGVYIETKDDQVLVYRGKDPLKSVDIKTLVYPGFPTDLQQPFTSLLTSSEGTSIVTDTIYSARFKHIDELRRMGANVKVEGRSAIINGPTKLEGAKVKASDLRAGAALVVAGLMAEGVTEISGLEHIDRGYESLVDKLKGLGAKVWRETMGAEEMEELKNS; encoded by the coding sequence ATGGAAAAACTGATGATTGAAGGGGGCTATCCTCTCGAAGGAACGGTCCATATAAGCGGAGCAAAGAATAGTGCGGTGGCATTGATTCCCGCGACGATACTAGCAGAATCTACCGTTACCATTGATGGTTTACCTAACATATCAGATGTTCGTATTCTGCGTGATTTGTTAGAGGAAATCGGAGGGGAAGCTTACCTGGATGAGAATCAGACTCTAACGGTTAACCCTGAAAAAATGATTGCGATGCCGCTGCCGAGCGGAAAAGTGAAAAAGCTTCGTGCTTCATATTACTTGATGGGTGCGATGCTAGGACGCTTTAAGAAAGCTGTTATCGGGTTGCCAGGGGGATGTAACTTAGGACCTCGTCCGATCGATCAGCACATTAAGGGGTTTGAAGCACTCGGTGCAAAAGTAACGAACGAGCAAGGTGCGATCTACCTTCGTGCGGATGAGCTTGTTGGGGCGCGAATCTACTTGGACGTTGTAAGTGTTGGAGCGACGATTAATATCATGCTTGCAGCAGTAAGAGCAAAAGGACAAACGATTATTGAGAACGCAGCGAAAGAGCCTGAAATCATTGATGTAGCTACGCTTTTAACAAGCATGGGTGCAAAGATTAAAGGTGCAGGTACTGACGTTATTCGTATCGACGGTGTTGATCAGATGCACGGCTGCCGTCATTCCATTATTCCTGACCGTATCGAAGCAGGAACGTACATGATCTTAGCAGCATCAATGGGTCAGCAAGTGCTGCTTGATAACGTAATTCCGCTTCACTTAGAATCGCTGATTGCAAAGTTAAGAGAGATGGGCGTGTACATCGAAACAAAAGATGACCAAGTGCTCGTATATAGAGGAAAAGACCCATTAAAAAGCGTTGATATTAAGACGCTCGTATACCCAGGGTTTCCGACGGATCTTCAGCAGCCGTTCACTTCACTTTTAACAAGCTCAGAAGGAACGAGCATTGTAACCGATACGATCTATAGTGCACGTTTTAAACATATCGACGAACTTCGCCGTATGGGAGCAAATGTGAAAGTTGAAGGACGTTCTGCTATAATAAATGGGCCGACAAAGCTTGAAGGTGCAAAAGTAAAAGCTTCTGACCTTCGTGCAGGAGCAGCGCTTGTTGTTGCAGGACTTATGGCAGAAGGTGTAACAGAGATCTCGGGCCTTGAGCATATCGACCGCGGCTATGAATCTTTAGTAGACAAGCTAAAAGGACTTGGTGCTAAAGTATGGCGCGAGACCATGGGTGCTGAAGAGATGGAAGAGCTTAAGAATTCATAA
- the glpX gene encoding class II fructose-bisphosphatase, producing MERSLSMELVRVTEAAALASARWMGRGKKEEADDAATTAMRNVFDTVPMKGTVVIGEGEMDEAPMLYIGEKLGTGYGPRVDVAVDPLEGTNIVASGTWNALAVLAIADHGNLLHAPDMYMDKIAVGRESVGKVDINAPVIDNLRAVAEAKNKNIEDLVAVILDRPRHQQIIQDIREAGARIKLISDGDVAAAINTAFDDTGVDILFGSGGAPEGVIAAVALKCLGGELQGKLLPQNDEELERCKRMGIDDVNRVLYMDDLVKGDDAIFAATGVTDGELLKGVRFDGSTGTTQSVVMRAKSGTVRFIDGRHSLKKKPDLVIKP from the coding sequence ATGGAGAGAAGTTTATCAATGGAGCTTGTTCGTGTAACTGAAGCAGCAGCTCTTGCATCAGCAAGATGGATGGGTAGAGGAAAGAAAGAAGAAGCGGATGATGCAGCAACAACTGCAATGCGTAACGTTTTTGATACGGTTCCTATGAAAGGAACAGTTGTGATCGGTGAAGGAGAAATGGACGAAGCGCCGATGCTTTATATCGGTGAAAAGCTTGGGACAGGCTATGGTCCGCGAGTAGACGTAGCAGTCGATCCATTAGAAGGAACAAATATCGTAGCATCAGGAACGTGGAACGCACTGGCGGTTTTAGCGATTGCTGACCACGGAAATCTTCTTCATGCGCCAGACATGTACATGGACAAGATCGCAGTTGGCCGTGAGAGCGTCGGGAAAGTTGATATCAATGCACCTGTCATTGACAACTTAAGAGCAGTAGCGGAAGCGAAAAACAAAAATATCGAGGACTTAGTAGCGGTTATTTTAGATCGTCCTCGCCATCAGCAGATCATCCAAGACATCCGTGAAGCAGGTGCCCGTATTAAGCTGATCTCAGACGGTGATGTAGCTGCAGCGATCAATACAGCATTTGACGATACAGGAGTAGATATTTTATTCGGATCAGGCGGAGCTCCAGAGGGAGTAATCGCAGCGGTAGCATTAAAATGCCTTGGCGGAGAACTTCAAGGAAAGCTTCTTCCTCAAAACGACGAAGAATTAGAACGCTGTAAACGTATGGGTATTGATGACGTGAACCGTGTATTGTACATGGACGACCTTGTAAAAGGCGACGATGCGATTTTTGCGGCAACAGGTGTAACAGACGGTGAGCTGTTAAAAGGTGTTCGTTTTGACGGATCAACCGGAACGACACAATCTGTAGTTATGCGCGCAAAATCAGGAACGGTTCGATTTATCGATGGAAGACATAGTTTAAAGAAGAAGCCAGACCTTGTGATTAAACCATAA
- the rho gene encoding transcription termination factor Rho, producing the protein MGIDLATLETKKLKELYELAKQFNIQYYGKLTKRELMFSILKAQAELDGYSFMEGVLEIIPNEGFGFLRPINYSPSSQDIYISASQIRRFDLRNGDKVSGKVRPPKENERYYGLLQVNAVNGEDPETAKERVHFPALTALYPERKMVMETTGNNISTRIIDMMAPVGFGQRGLIVAPPKAGKTSLLKEIAHSVTTNNPQVELIVLLIDERPEEVTDIERSVKGDVVSSTFDEVPENHIKVAELVLERAMRLVEHKKDVVILLDSITRLARAYNLVIPPSGRTLSGGIDPAAFHRPKRFFGAARNIEEGGSLTILATALVDTGSRMDDVIYEEFKGTGNMELHLDRKLAERRIFPAIDIRRSGTRKEEMLIAKDHLEALWSIRKTMDDSFDFVDKFMKRMRKTENNEEFFELFESEKKGTPKRAKPVTN; encoded by the coding sequence ATGGGGATAGATTTAGCAACATTAGAGACAAAGAAGTTAAAAGAGCTTTATGAGCTTGCCAAACAATTTAATATTCAATATTACGGTAAATTAACAAAACGTGAATTGATGTTTTCAATTTTGAAAGCACAGGCAGAACTTGATGGTTATTCATTCATGGAAGGTGTATTGGAAATCATCCCGAACGAAGGATTCGGCTTTCTGCGTCCGATCAACTACTCACCGAGTTCTCAAGATATCTACATATCTGCATCACAGATCCGCAGATTTGATCTAAGAAACGGAGATAAAGTTTCGGGGAAAGTTCGTCCTCCAAAAGAGAACGAGCGTTATTACGGACTTTTACAAGTTAACGCGGTAAATGGAGAAGATCCTGAAACGGCAAAAGAACGCGTGCATTTCCCTGCACTGACGGCTCTTTATCCGGAAAGAAAAATGGTGATGGAAACAACGGGCAACAATATCTCAACGCGAATCATCGATATGATGGCACCTGTTGGATTTGGTCAGCGTGGTCTGATCGTCGCTCCTCCAAAAGCGGGTAAGACGAGCTTGTTAAAGGAGATCGCACACAGTGTAACGACGAACAACCCGCAAGTAGAACTGATTGTTTTGCTTATCGACGAACGTCCAGAGGAAGTAACGGATATTGAGCGCTCTGTAAAAGGAGACGTTGTAAGCTCAACGTTTGATGAAGTGCCTGAAAACCACATTAAAGTGGCAGAGCTTGTCTTAGAGCGTGCGATGCGACTCGTTGAACATAAAAAAGATGTTGTGATCTTGCTCGACAGCATTACGCGTCTAGCTCGTGCGTACAACTTAGTTATTCCACCTAGCGGACGTACACTTTCTGGTGGTATCGACCCGGCTGCATTCCACCGTCCGAAGCGTTTCTTTGGTGCGGCGCGTAACATCGAAGAAGGCGGCAGCTTAACAATTTTAGCAACGGCTCTTGTAGATACGGGTTCTCGTATGGATGATGTTATCTACGAGGAATTCAAAGGAACAGGAAACATGGAGCTTCACTTAGACCGCAAGCTGGCTGAGCGCCGTATTTTCCCTGCGATCGACATTCGCCGTTCTGGAACGAGAAAAGAAGAGATGCTTATTGCAAAAGATCATCTTGAAGCACTTTGGTCGATCCGTAAGACGATGGATGACTCGTTCGATTTCGTAGATAAATTCATGAAACGCATGCGTAAAACGGAAAACAACGAAGAGTTTTTCGAGCTGTTTGAGAGTGAAAAAAAGGGCACGCCAAAAAGAGCTAAACCCGTAACAAACTAA
- a CDS encoding type B 50S ribosomal protein L31 yields the protein MKQGIHPNYKKVIFVDAQSGFSFLSGSTLSSSETMKWEDGNEYPVIKVDVSSDTHPFYTGRQKFSDVGGRVDRFKKKYNLK from the coding sequence ATGAAACAAGGAATTCATCCGAATTATAAAAAGGTTATCTTTGTTGACGCTCAAAGCGGATTTAGCTTCCTTTCAGGTTCAACTTTGTCTTCAAGCGAGACAATGAAATGGGAAGACGGTAACGAATATCCAGTAATCAAAGTGGATGTAAGTTCTGACACTCACCCGTTCTACACAGGACGTCAGAAGTTCTCTGATGTTGGTGGACGTGTTGACCGCTTTAAGAAGAAATACAACCTTAAGTAA
- a CDS encoding thymidine kinase, protein MYVMKQNGWIELICGSMFSGKSEELIRRVRRATYAKQTVQVFKPLIDNRYSEESVVSHNGTAVMAEPVGRSVEILKNVLPETEVVAIDEVQFFDEDIIPVAQELADQGLRVIVAGLDQDFKGEPFGPVPKMMALAEHVTKLQAICMVCGSPASRTQRLIDGRPASYDDPVILVGASESYEPRCRHCHEVPGKKRNLLSGAEGLEGRLK, encoded by the coding sequence ATGTATGTGATGAAACAAAATGGCTGGATCGAATTGATTTGCGGCAGCATGTTCTCTGGAAAGTCAGAAGAACTCATTCGCCGTGTAAGAAGGGCAACGTATGCCAAACAAACAGTACAGGTGTTTAAGCCGCTGATCGATAACCGCTACAGCGAGGAGTCGGTTGTGTCTCATAACGGAACAGCTGTAATGGCTGAGCCTGTTGGACGATCTGTTGAGATCTTAAAAAATGTTTTACCGGAAACAGAAGTCGTTGCGATCGATGAAGTACAATTCTTCGATGAAGATATCATTCCGGTTGCTCAAGAGCTTGCGGATCAAGGACTGCGCGTCATCGTTGCAGGTCTTGACCAAGACTTTAAAGGCGAACCATTTGGACCTGTTCCAAAAATGATGGCACTTGCTGAACACGTGACTAAGCTTCAGGCGATCTGCATGGTTTGCGGCTCTCCTGCCAGCCGTACACAGCGTTTGATCGACGGCAGACCAGCTTCTTACGATGATCCCGTGATCTTGGTAGGCGCATCCGAGTCATACGAACCGCGCTGCCGGCATTGTCACGAAGTACCAGGAAAGAAAAGAAACCTCCTTTCAGGCGCAGAGGGCTTAGAAGGACGTTTGAAATAA
- a CDS encoding CoA-disulfide reductase, with protein MKYCIIGGDAAGMSAAMQIVRNTEDAEITVLEKGGIYSYGQCGLPYVVGGLINSTEKLIARSIETFREKYGMDARTFHEVNAVDTKSNTVSGIHTKTGKPFEVTYDKLLVATGVRPIIPKQWTGVHLKGIYPLKTIPDAEELMAGLKGVQNVTIIGGGYIGLEMAENVLKLGKSVRIIQRSNQLGSIFDEDFAPFIHEEAEKHGIELCLEEEVLGFKGDDHVQFVKTAKKDYPTDLVIVSVGVTPNTDFLKTTNVELNEQGVIVVNERMETNVDGVYAAGDCATHYHRVKKLNDHIPLGTTANKQGRIAGLNMAGVEKQFKGIVGSSIIQFMDLTLGKTGLSNKEAEKLNIPFDEIKITTKSHAGYYPDPKKLEVKLTYHKETKKLLGGQIIGAEGVDKRIDVLATALYHEMDVEELADLDLSYAPPYNGSWDPIQQAARRLGK; from the coding sequence ATGAAATATTGCATTATTGGAGGAGACGCAGCTGGCATGAGTGCCGCGATGCAGATTGTCAGGAACACAGAGGACGCTGAAATAACCGTTCTTGAAAAAGGCGGCATCTATTCTTATGGACAATGCGGACTTCCGTATGTCGTAGGCGGGCTCATCAATTCTACAGAAAAACTCATCGCTCGCAGTATTGAAACCTTTCGCGAAAAATACGGAATGGACGCACGTACTTTTCACGAAGTAAATGCGGTAGACACGAAATCCAACACGGTCTCTGGCATACATACGAAAACAGGGAAACCGTTCGAAGTGACATACGATAAGCTTTTGGTAGCCACAGGTGTGCGGCCGATCATCCCGAAACAATGGACAGGGGTTCATCTAAAAGGCATCTATCCTCTTAAAACGATTCCTGACGCTGAGGAACTGATGGCTGGACTGAAAGGTGTGCAGAACGTAACGATTATTGGCGGCGGCTACATCGGCCTCGAAATGGCTGAAAACGTGCTTAAACTCGGTAAAAGTGTACGTATCATCCAGCGCAGCAATCAGCTTGGCAGCATCTTTGATGAAGATTTCGCTCCATTCATTCACGAAGAAGCAGAAAAACATGGGATCGAGCTTTGTTTAGAGGAAGAAGTGCTAGGCTTTAAAGGTGATGATCATGTTCAGTTTGTTAAAACCGCTAAAAAAGATTATCCAACAGACCTCGTGATCGTTTCGGTTGGAGTGACACCCAACACTGACTTTTTGAAAACTACAAATGTGGAGTTAAACGAACAAGGTGTTATCGTTGTAAATGAGCGTATGGAGACGAATGTGGATGGCGTTTATGCCGCTGGCGATTGCGCGACCCATTATCACCGTGTAAAAAAACTCAATGACCATATTCCGCTCGGAACTACCGCTAATAAACAAGGCAGGATCGCAGGACTGAATATGGCTGGCGTGGAAAAGCAATTTAAAGGAATTGTAGGCTCCTCCATTATTCAATTTATGGATTTAACACTCGGAAAAACGGGATTATCGAACAAAGAAGCAGAAAAACTTAACATTCCGTTTGATGAGATTAAAATTACAACAAAAAGTCATGCTGGATATTATCCTGATCCGAAAAAATTAGAAGTGAAATTAACGTATCATAAAGAAACAAAGAAGCTCTTAGGTGGCCAAATTATTGGAGCAGAAGGCGTTGATAAACGAATCGATGTATTAGCGACAGCTCTTTATCATGAAATGGACGTTGAGGAATTAGCAGATCTGGATCTATCCTACGCACCGCCTTATAACGGTTCATGGGATCCAATCCAGCAAGCAGCTAGAAGACTTGGGAAATAA